The genomic window CGCATGGACAAGAAGGCAGCCAAGGCTCGCGCCGTCGAACTGCTGACGATGGTCGGACTGCCCGATCCGGAGCAACGGTTCGGGTACTACCCCCACGAACTCTCGGGCGGCCAGAAGCAGCGCGTCATGATCGCTATCGCAATTTCCTGCGAGGCGAAGGTCATCATCGCCGACGAGCCGACAACGGCTCTCGACGTCACAGTCCAAGCGGAGATCCTCGACTTGCTCAGGGATCTGCGAGACCGCCTGGGCTGCGCAATTGTGCTGATCACGCACAGTATGGGAGTGGTATCGAACCTCGCCGACAGGGTCGTGGTGATGAACCACGGCACGGTCGTCGAGGAAGCTCCGGTGCGCGAGCTGTTCGACAGTCCGAAGGAGGACTACACCAAAAAGCTCCTCGCCGCGGTGCCGAAACTCGCTCCCGCAGCATCGGACAAATTCGTGGACAAGTCGGGCGAGCCGGTTCTTAGAGTGCGAGACCTCGTCGTCCAGTTCGGCGGTGGCGTCGGCAGCAAGGCGTTCCGTGCTGTCGACGACGTGTCCTTCGACATTCACCGTGGTGAGACCCTGGGGCTCGTCGGCGAATCGGGTTCGGGAAAGTCGACCATCGGTAGATGTGTCGCAGCACTGCAAAAACCGACCAGTGGGACGGTGACGGTGATGGGTCAGGAGCTCTCCGGCATGTCCCAGCGACAGTTGCGGCCGTTGCGCAAGCGATTCGGGTTCGTCTTCCAGGACCCGGCGACGTCGTTGAATCCGCGCTTGACCGTGGGGCAATGTATTGCCGAACCGATGGTGGTGCACAAGTACGGCAGTAGCGACGCCATCACGGCCAGGACGAGAGAGCTCCTCGACGCCGTCCAGCTGCCGTCGGGAACCGAGAAGCGATACCCGCACGAGCTGTCGGGCGGACAGCGCCAGCGGATCAGTTTGGCGAGAGCTCTCGTGCTGCAGCCGGACCTGCTGGTCGCGGATGAGCCGACATCCGCGCTCGATGTGTCCGTTCAAGCTGCGGTGCTCGATCTGTTCGAGGGGCTGCAGCAGGAATTCGGGTTCGCATGCCTGTTCGTCAGTCACGACCTTGCGGTCGTGGATCGGGTGTCGCATCAGGTGGCGGTGCTCAAGGACGGCGGTCTCGTGGAGATGGGGACGCCGTGGAAGATCCTCCGGTCGCCGGAGGAGGACTACACCAAGCGGCTGTTGGCGGCGATTCCGACGGTGTAGGCGCCGCGAAGCACCCCATGAACGGGCTCTCCGGTACCGTTAGACCGCAATTGCGCGCAAAAATCGCGCAACGATCACGAACACAAGGCTGGAGCCGCATGACCGAGGAAACCCGACCACCCCGCGCAACCTCCTCGGGTGGTGCTTCCTACGCCGCGGCCGGTGTCGATATCGCCGCAGGTGACCGGGCTGTCGAACTGTTCGCGCCGCTCGCAAAGAGGGCCAGCCGTCCCGAGGTCATGGGCGGCATCGGTGGCTTCGCCGGGCTGTTCGCGCTCAAGGGTGACTACAAGGAGCCCATCCTCGCGGCGTCCACGGACGGCGTCGGCACCAAGATTGCCGTCGCACAGGCTCTGGGCAAGCACGACACACTCGGGCTCGACCTGGTTGCCATGGTGGTCGACGATCTCGTCGTGTGCGGCGCGGAGCCGCTGTTCCTGCAGGACTACATCGCCGTCGGACGCGTCGTCCCCGAGATGGTGGCCGAGCTCGTCAAAGGCATCGCCGACGGCTGCATCATCGCAGGCTGCGCGTTGCTCGGCGGCGAGACGGCCGAGCACCCGGGCCTGATGGCAGACGGAGACTACGACCTGTCGGCTACCGGCGTCGGCGTCGTCGAAGCCGACGCGGTACTGGGACCCGATCGCGTGCGGCCGGGCGACGTAGTCATC from Rhodococcus sp. P1Y includes these protein-coding regions:
- a CDS encoding dipeptide ABC transporter ATP-binding protein, producing the protein MTDAALKLTGLSVTFSTDSGDVDAVTEVSFEVRPGEVLAVVGESGSGKSVSVRSAIGLLPDTARVAGSVVLGGTEVTELSDKAWEKLRGQSISMIFQEPGSALDPLFTVGFQIVEALRAHPRDDGKRMDKKAAKARAVELLTMVGLPDPEQRFGYYPHELSGGQKQRVMIAIAISCEAKVIIADEPTTALDVTVQAEILDLLRDLRDRLGCAIVLITHSMGVVSNLADRVVVMNHGTVVEEAPVRELFDSPKEDYTKKLLAAVPKLAPAASDKFVDKSGEPVLRVRDLVVQFGGGVGSKAFRAVDDVSFDIHRGETLGLVGESGSGKSTIGRCVAALQKPTSGTVTVMGQELSGMSQRQLRPLRKRFGFVFQDPATSLNPRLTVGQCIAEPMVVHKYGSSDAITARTRELLDAVQLPSGTEKRYPHELSGGQRQRISLARALVLQPDLLVADEPTSALDVSVQAAVLDLFEGLQQEFGFACLFVSHDLAVVDRVSHQVAVLKDGGLVEMGTPWKILRSPEEDYTKRLLAAIPTV
- the purM gene encoding phosphoribosylformylglycinamidine cyclo-ligase, with protein sequence MTEETRPPRATSSGGASYAAAGVDIAAGDRAVELFAPLAKRASRPEVMGGIGGFAGLFALKGDYKEPILAASTDGVGTKIAVAQALGKHDTLGLDLVAMVVDDLVVCGAEPLFLQDYIAVGRVVPEMVAELVKGIADGCIIAGCALLGGETAEHPGLMADGDYDLSATGVGVVEADAVLGPDRVRPGDVVIAMGSSGLHSNGYSLARKVLLEINHMDLGGHVEEFGRTLGEELLEPTKIYAKDCLALAAETDVRTFCHVTGGGLAGNLARVMPAGLVAELDRTTWSPAPVFSLIAQRGRVERAEMEQTFNMGVGMVAIVAPEDVDRALAVLTARHIDCWTLGTVKKSSDKSAETERAVLLGNHPRF